From Xyrauchen texanus isolate HMW12.3.18 chromosome 12, RBS_HiC_50CHRs, whole genome shotgun sequence, one genomic window encodes:
- the LOC127652609 gene encoding platelet-derived growth factor subunit B-like, with protein sequence MSSLIPLLLAVLAAACLRIGSAEVDPLPAAVVELVKGGSLSSMQDLQFLLLSESIEIEPDSHYDNDTSSRLPRSLLDAQPAQQAICKVRTEVIEVTRSMLDRSNANFMLWPPCVEVQRCSGCCNTKSLQCVPVLTHTRYLQVMKIQYVNKQPLYDKAIVSVLDHVECRCQPAPRSTQRRKSSATIQVARDRLGKTHFKDELHRRDELKHNQRLSLEDLLSQSWLPKERLSESGAPDAFHPSGEIKLSFGRDGWGLNETQYGGSKGHLHYPGERELSNAQIESQANANQSITNLTYEYEIGLMEMTNKTFNHHSNLMQEVNHTNIEHLQRNEPNFPAGTNQNHEHKAPPTELTNQTDQLTSNTTQISNQNLGDVFLSSE encoded by the exons ATGAGCTCGCTGATCCCGCTTCTTCTCGCGGTGCTTGCGGCGGCGTGTCTTCGGATCGGCAGTGCGGAG GTGGATCCTCTCCCAGCTGCTGTGGTTGAGTTAGTGAAGGGTGGATCACTGTCCTCTATGCAGGATCTGCAGTTTCTGCTGTTGTCTGAGTCCATCG AGATCGAGCCAGACAGTCACTATGACAACGACACCAGCAGTCGTCTGCCACGGAGTCTTCTCG ACGCTCAGCCTGCTCAGCAAGCCATCTGTAAGGTCAGGACAGAGGTCATCGAGGTCACCCGCTCCATGTTGGACCGAAGTAATGCAAATTTCATGTTGTGGCCTCCGTGTGTGGAGGTGCAGAGGTGTTCAGGGTGCTGTAACACCAAGAGCCTGCAGTGTGTTCCTGTACTTACACACACACGATacctacag GTGATGAAGATACAGTATGTGAACAAGCAGCCGCTCTACGATAAAGCCATCGTCTCTGTCCTCGACCACGTTGAGTGCCGCTGTCAGCCAGCCCCTCGTTCCACCCAGCGTAGGAAATCGTCTGCCACCATACAGGTAGCGCGTGACCGCTTGGGGAAAACTCACTTTAAAGATGAGCTCCACCGCAGGGATGAGCTCAAACACAACCAGAGGCTCAGCCTGGAGGACCTACTGAGCCAAAGCTGGCTGCCCAAGGAGAGGCTCTCTGAATCGGGAGCACCAGATGCCTTCCACCCCTCTGGAGAGATCAAGCTGTCTTTCGGTCGTGACGGCTGGGGTCTGAATGAGACGCAGTATGGAGGGAGCAAAGGTCATCTCCATTACCCTGGGGAAAGAGAGCTATCAAATGCCCAAATTGAGTCACAGGCTAATGCTAACCAAAGTATAACCAATCTAACATACGAATATGAGATTGGTTTAATGGAAATGACCAATAAGACTTTTAACCATCACTCAAATCTCATGCAAGAAGTCAACCACACCAATATCGAACATTTACAAAGAAATGAACCCAACTTTCCAGCAGGGACCAATCAGAATCATGAACATAAGGCCCCACCAACAGAACTGACCAATCAGACCGATCAGCTCACCTCAAACACCACACAAATATCCAATCAAAATCTAGGAGATGTGTTTCTGTCTTCAGAGTGA